The following are encoded in a window of Streptomyces sp. SAT1 genomic DNA:
- a CDS encoding response regulator, which translates to MVQKAKILLVDDRPENLLALEAILSALDQTLVRASSGEEALKALLTDDFAVILLDVQMPGMDGFETAAHIKRRERTRDIPIIFLTAINHGPHHTFRGYAAGAVDYISKPFDPWVLRAKVSVFVDLYMKNCQLKEQAALLRLQLEGGGRGAVGEGKEAAGLLAELSARLAAVEEQAEALSKQLDDDSADAAAVATAAHLERKLTGLRRALDALEPGTGSASSLPSQN; encoded by the coding sequence ATGGTGCAGAAGGCCAAGATCCTCCTGGTCGATGACCGGCCGGAGAATCTGCTGGCGCTGGAGGCCATCCTCTCCGCGCTCGATCAGACGCTGGTGCGGGCATCGTCCGGGGAGGAAGCGCTCAAAGCGCTGCTCACGGACGACTTCGCGGTCATTCTGCTGGACGTCCAGATGCCGGGCATGGACGGTTTCGAGACGGCCGCGCACATCAAGCGGCGGGAGCGGACCCGGGACATCCCGATCATCTTCCTCACCGCGATCAACCACGGACCGCACCACACCTTCCGCGGCTACGCGGCGGGCGCGGTGGACTACATCTCCAAGCCGTTCGACCCGTGGGTGCTGCGCGCCAAGGTCTCCGTCTTCGTCGATCTGTACATGAAGAACTGCCAGCTGAAGGAGCAGGCGGCGCTGCTGCGGCTCCAGCTGGAGGGCGGCGGCCGGGGCGCCGTCGGCGAGGGCAAGGAGGCGGCCGGACTGCTCGCCGAGCTGTCCGCGCGCCTGGCCGCGGTCGAGGAGCAGGCGGAGGCGCTGTCCAAGCAGCTCGACGACGACTCGGCGGACGCCGCGGCGGTGGCGACCGCGGCCCATCTGGAGCGCAAGCTCACCGGTCTGCGCCGCGCACTGGACGCGCTGGAGCCGGGCACGGGCAGCGCCTCCTCGCTCCCGTCGCAGAACTGA
- a CDS encoding DNA translocase FtsK translates to MASRPSAANKPPAKKAAASAKAPAKKAAAKKAPAKKAPAKKAPARKAAAARPAPRPAPNPTGGVLRVVRALWLGLAHAVGAVFRGIGQGAKNLDPAHRKDGIALLLLAVALIVAAGTWADLRGPVGDLVEILVTGAFGRLDLLVPILVGIIAVRFIRHPEKPEANGRIVIGLSALVLGVLGQVHIACGSPARSEGMQAIRDAGGLIGWGAATPLTYAMGEVLAVPLLVLLTVFGLLVVTATPVNAIPQRLRLLGVKLGLLPDPEDYEDAGYGEYGEYSEDDARYDEQWREALPARPRKRRSAPQDQGYDPESAEQEALAKRRGRPRRSAVPQPDMERQMDAVDVAAAAAAALDGAVLHGMPPSPVVADLTQGVTVGDRAETPTPTPTPVPAARPEQDAPAARPPGEPAPSGATAGPTGAGAPARPAAGKPPAGVPDLTKAPPAQTHDLPPRAEQLQLSGDITYARPSLDLLERGGPGKARSAANDAIVHALTTVFTEFKVDARVTGFTRGPTVTRYEVELGPAVKVERITALAKNIAYAVASPDVRIISPIPGKSAVGIEIPNTDREMVNLGDVLRLAAAAEDDHPMLVALGKDVEGGYVMANIAKMPHILVAGATGSGKSSCINCLITSIMMRATPEDVRMVLVDPKRVELTAYEGIPHLITPIITNPKRAAEALQWVVREMDLRYDDLAAYGFRHIDDFNAAVRSGKVKSPEGSERELQPYPYLLVIVDELADLMMVAPRDVEDAIVRITQLARAAGIHLVLATQRPSVDVVTGLIKANVPSRLAFATSSLADSRVILDQPGAEKLIGKGDGLFLPMGASKPTRLQGAFVTEAEVGVVVQHCKDQMTPVFRDDVVVGTKQKKEIDEDIGDDLDLLCQAAELVVSTQFGSTSMLQRKLRVGFAKAGRLMDLMESRNIVGPSEGSKARDVLVKADELDGVLAVIRGESEG, encoded by the coding sequence ATGGCCTCACGTCCCTCCGCAGCCAACAAGCCGCCCGCGAAGAAGGCGGCCGCTTCCGCGAAGGCTCCGGCGAAGAAGGCCGCCGCCAAAAAAGCCCCGGCCAAGAAGGCTCCCGCGAAGAAGGCACCCGCCAGGAAAGCCGCCGCGGCCAGGCCCGCGCCCCGGCCGGCGCCGAACCCCACCGGGGGCGTGCTCCGCGTCGTACGCGCCCTCTGGCTCGGCCTCGCGCACGCCGTCGGCGCCGTCTTCCGCGGCATAGGGCAGGGCGCGAAGAACCTCGACCCCGCGCACCGCAAGGACGGCATCGCCCTGCTGCTGCTCGCCGTCGCGCTGATCGTCGCCGCCGGCACCTGGGCCGATCTGCGCGGTCCCGTGGGCGACCTGGTCGAGATCCTGGTCACCGGCGCCTTCGGGCGGCTCGACCTGCTGGTGCCGATCCTCGTCGGGATCATCGCCGTCCGCTTCATCCGGCACCCGGAGAAACCCGAGGCCAACGGCCGGATCGTGATCGGCCTGTCGGCGCTCGTCCTCGGCGTGCTCGGCCAGGTGCACATCGCCTGCGGCTCGCCCGCCCGCAGCGAGGGCATGCAGGCGATAAGGGACGCCGGAGGTCTCATCGGCTGGGGCGCGGCGACCCCGCTGACGTACGCCATGGGCGAGGTGCTGGCCGTCCCGCTGCTGGTACTGCTGACCGTGTTCGGACTGCTGGTCGTCACCGCCACCCCCGTCAACGCCATCCCGCAGCGGCTGCGGCTGCTCGGCGTGAAGCTGGGCCTGCTGCCCGACCCGGAGGACTACGAGGACGCCGGGTACGGCGAGTACGGCGAGTACAGCGAGGACGACGCGCGCTACGACGAGCAGTGGCGCGAGGCCCTGCCCGCGCGCCCCCGCAAGCGCCGCAGCGCCCCCCAGGACCAGGGCTACGACCCCGAGAGCGCCGAGCAGGAGGCGCTCGCCAAGCGGCGCGGCCGGCCCCGGCGCTCCGCCGTGCCGCAGCCCGACATGGAACGGCAGATGGACGCGGTGGACGTGGCCGCCGCTGCCGCCGCCGCGCTCGACGGCGCCGTCCTGCACGGCATGCCGCCCTCCCCGGTGGTGGCCGACCTCACCCAGGGCGTCACCGTCGGCGACCGCGCCGAGACCCCCACCCCCACGCCCACCCCGGTCCCGGCCGCCCGCCCCGAGCAGGACGCGCCCGCCGCGCGCCCCCCGGGCGAGCCGGCGCCGAGCGGTGCCACGGCGGGCCCCACCGGAGCGGGCGCCCCCGCGCGCCCGGCGGCCGGCAAGCCGCCCGCCGGGGTCCCCGACCTCACCAAGGCCCCGCCCGCCCAGACCCACGACCTGCCGCCGCGCGCCGAACAGCTCCAGCTCTCCGGCGACATCACCTACGCCCGGCCGTCCCTGGACCTGCTGGAGCGGGGCGGCCCCGGCAAGGCGCGCAGCGCCGCGAACGACGCCATAGTGCACGCGCTGACCACCGTCTTCACCGAGTTCAAGGTCGACGCGCGCGTCACCGGCTTCACCCGCGGCCCGACGGTCACCCGCTACGAGGTCGAACTCGGCCCGGCCGTGAAGGTCGAGCGGATCACCGCGCTGGCCAAGAACATCGCCTACGCCGTCGCCAGCCCGGACGTGCGGATCATCAGCCCGATCCCCGGCAAGTCGGCGGTCGGCATCGAGATCCCCAACACCGACCGGGAGATGGTCAACCTCGGTGACGTGCTGCGCCTGGCGGCCGCGGCCGAGGACGACCACCCGATGCTCGTCGCGCTCGGCAAGGACGTCGAGGGCGGCTATGTGATGGCCAACATCGCGAAGATGCCGCACATCCTGGTGGCCGGTGCCACCGGCTCCGGCAAGTCGTCCTGCATCAACTGCCTGATCACCTCGATCATGATGCGGGCGACCCCGGAGGACGTCCGCATGGTCCTGGTCGACCCCAAGCGCGTCGAGCTGACCGCGTACGAGGGCATCCCGCACCTGATCACGCCGATCATCACCAACCCCAAGCGGGCCGCCGAGGCGCTCCAGTGGGTCGTGCGCGAGATGGACCTGCGCTACGACGACCTGGCCGCCTACGGCTTCCGGCACATCGACGACTTCAACGCGGCCGTGCGCAGCGGCAAGGTGAAGTCCCCGGAGGGCAGCGAGCGCGAGCTGCAGCCGTACCCGTACCTGCTGGTGATCGTGGACGAGCTGGCCGACCTGATGATGGTCGCGCCGCGCGACGTGGAGGACGCGATCGTGCGCATCACGCAGCTCGCGCGCGCGGCCGGCATCCACCTGGTGCTCGCCACCCAGCGGCCCTCGGTGGACGTCGTCACCGGTCTGATCAAGGCGAACGTGCCGTCCCGGCTGGCCTTCGCCACCTCCTCGCTCGCCGACAGCCGGGTCATCCTCGACCAGCCCGGCGCCGAGAAGCTGATCGGCAAGGGCGACGGGCTGTTCCTGCCGATGGGGGCGAGCAAGCCGACCCGGCTGCAGGGCGCCTTCGTCACCGAGGCCGAGGTCGGGGTGGTCGTCCAGCACTGCAAGGACCAGATGACGCCGGTGTTCCGGGACGACGTCGTCGTCGGCACCAAGCAGAAGAAGGAGATCGACGAGGACATCGGCGACGACCTCGACCTGCTGTGCCAGGCGGCCGAGCTGGTGGTCTCCACGCAGTTCGGGTCGACGTCCATGCTCCAGCGCAAGCTGCGCGTCGGCTTCGCCAAGGCCGGCCGGCTGATGGACCTGATGGAGTCGCGGAACATCGTCGGGCCCAGCGAGGGGTCCAAGGCGCGCGACGTGCTCGTGAAGGCCGACGAGCTCGACGGTGTGCTGGCCGTGATTCGGGGCGAGAGCGAGGGGTAG
- a CDS encoding helix-turn-helix domain-containing protein, with the protein MSIGNSPEDERPFEDVSEEAGPSVGRSLKDARLAAGLTVDEVSTATRVRIAIVHAIEADDFAPCGGDVYARGHIRALAREVGLDPAPLLARFDAGHGGRPAPTPAAPLFEAERIRPERRGPNWTAAMVAAIVVVVGFVGFTAFKGGDDGDASAKAQAAEGSTASTSTPPSPAPKHTKPADPKPAPSDSAIAAAPQDKVTVQVSAPDGRSWVSAKDHNGRMLFDGLLNKGESKTFQDSTKINLILGDAGAVQLYVNGKKIEDQFQSGAVERLTYTKGDPQVG; encoded by the coding sequence GTGTCCATCGGCAACTCCCCTGAAGACGAGCGTCCGTTCGAAGACGTTTCCGAGGAAGCCGGCCCCTCCGTCGGCCGATCCCTCAAGGACGCCCGGCTCGCCGCCGGGCTCACCGTCGACGAGGTCAGCACCGCCACCCGCGTCCGTATCGCCATCGTGCACGCCATCGAGGCCGACGACTTCGCCCCGTGCGGCGGGGACGTCTACGCCCGGGGACACATCAGGGCCCTGGCGCGCGAGGTGGGCCTCGACCCCGCCCCGCTGCTCGCCCGCTTCGACGCCGGCCACGGCGGCCGCCCGGCGCCGACCCCGGCCGCCCCGCTCTTCGAGGCGGAACGCATCCGCCCCGAGCGCCGCGGACCCAACTGGACCGCCGCCATGGTCGCCGCGATCGTCGTGGTCGTCGGCTTCGTCGGCTTCACCGCCTTCAAGGGCGGCGACGACGGCGACGCCAGTGCCAAGGCGCAGGCCGCCGAGGGCTCCACCGCCTCCACGAGCACCCCGCCCTCGCCCGCCCCCAAGCACACCAAGCCCGCCGACCCCAAGCCCGCGCCCTCGGACAGCGCCATCGCCGCCGCGCCCCAGGACAAGGTGACCGTCCAGGTCAGCGCGCCCGACGGCCGCAGCTGGGTCTCGGCCAAGGACCACAACGGCCGCATGCTCTTCGACGGCCTGCTGAACAAGGGCGAGTCCAAGACCTTCCAGGACAGCACCAAGATCAACCTGATCCTGGGCGACGCCGGGGCGGTCCAGCTCTACGTCAACGGCAAGAAGATCGAGGACCAGTTCCAGTCGGGCGCGGTGGAACGCCTCACGTACACCAAGGGCGACCCCCAGGTCGGGTGA
- the rimO gene encoding 30S ribosomal protein S12 methylthiotransferase RimO: MPERRTVALVTLGCARNEVDSEELAGRLEADGWQLVEDAADADVAVVNTCGFVEAAKKDSVDALLEANDLKDHGRTQAVVAVGCMAERYGKELAEALPEADGVLGFDDYADISDRLQTILSGGIHAAHTPRDRRKLLPISPAQRQDAGTEVAIPGHGPADLPEGVAPASGPRAPLRRRLDGAPVASVKLASGCDRRCSFCAIPSFRGSFISRRPSDVLNETRWLAEQGVKEIMLVSENNTSYGKDLGDIRLLESLLPELAEVDGLERVRVSYLQPAEMRPGLIDVLTSTPKVAPYFDLSFQHSAPGVLRAMRRFGDTDRFLELLDTIRSKAPQAGVRSNFIVGFPGESEADLAELERFLTGARLDAIGVFGYSDEDGTEAATYENKLDEDVVAERLAQVSRLAEELVSQRAEERVGETVRVLVESVDPGEGVYGRAEHQAPETDGQVLLTGGTGLAVGRMVEAKVVGTEGVDLVAEPLADPLGWSEEAGR, encoded by the coding sequence ATGCCTGAACGCCGTACCGTCGCACTCGTCACTCTCGGCTGCGCCCGTAACGAGGTGGACTCGGAGGAGCTCGCAGGCCGTTTGGAGGCGGACGGCTGGCAGCTCGTGGAGGACGCCGCGGACGCCGATGTCGCCGTCGTCAACACCTGTGGCTTCGTGGAAGCCGCCAAGAAGGACTCCGTCGACGCCCTCCTGGAGGCCAACGACCTCAAGGACCACGGCAGAACCCAGGCCGTGGTCGCCGTCGGCTGCATGGCCGAGCGGTACGGCAAGGAACTCGCCGAGGCCCTTCCCGAGGCCGACGGCGTGCTCGGCTTCGACGACTACGCCGACATCTCCGACCGCCTCCAGACCATCCTGAGCGGCGGCATCCACGCCGCCCACACCCCCCGCGACCGCCGCAAACTGCTGCCGATCAGCCCGGCCCAGCGCCAGGACGCGGGCACCGAGGTCGCCATCCCGGGCCACGGACCCGCCGACCTGCCCGAGGGCGTCGCGCCCGCCTCCGGGCCGCGCGCACCGCTGCGCCGTCGGCTGGACGGCGCCCCGGTCGCCTCCGTCAAGCTCGCCTCCGGCTGCGACCGCCGCTGCTCCTTCTGCGCCATCCCCTCCTTCCGCGGCTCCTTCATCTCGCGCCGCCCCAGCGACGTGCTGAACGAGACGCGGTGGCTGGCCGAGCAGGGCGTCAAGGAGATCATGCTGGTCTCCGAGAACAACACGTCCTACGGCAAGGACCTCGGCGACATCCGCCTGCTGGAGTCCCTGCTGCCCGAGCTGGCGGAGGTCGACGGCCTGGAGCGGGTGCGGGTCAGCTACCTCCAGCCCGCCGAGATGCGGCCCGGCCTGATCGACGTCCTCACCTCCACCCCGAAGGTCGCCCCCTACTTCGACCTCTCCTTCCAGCACTCCGCGCCCGGCGTGCTGCGCGCCATGCGCCGCTTCGGCGACACCGACCGCTTCCTGGAACTGCTGGACACCATCCGGTCCAAGGCGCCCCAGGCCGGCGTGCGCTCCAACTTCATCGTCGGCTTCCCCGGCGAGTCGGAGGCCGACCTCGCCGAGCTGGAGCGGTTCCTCACCGGCGCCCGCCTCGACGCCATCGGCGTCTTCGGCTACTCCGACGAGGACGGCACCGAGGCCGCCACCTACGAGAACAAGCTGGACGAGGACGTCGTCGCCGAGCGGCTTGCCCAGGTCTCCCGGCTGGCCGAGGAACTCGTCTCCCAGCGCGCCGAGGAGCGCGTCGGCGAGACCGTGCGGGTACTCGTCGAGTCCGTCGACCCCGGGGAAGGGGTGTACGGCCGGGCCGAGCACCAGGCGCCCGAGACCGACGGCCAGGTGCTGCTCACCGGCGGCACGGGCCTGGCCGTCGGCCGTATGGTCGAGGCGAAGGTGGTCGGCACCGAGGGCGTCGACCTGGTCGCCGAGCCGCTGGCGGATCCGCTCGGGTGGAGTGAGGAGGCGGGCAGATGA
- the pgsA gene encoding CDP-diacylglycerol--glycerol-3-phosphate 3-phosphatidyltransferase → MTGVPASAAGGAPGARPTAQQVSAAMTSGTGGQGAEGAEREQDAGRPARGGKITAAAVNQASVWNVANLLTMLRLLLVPAFVALMLADGGYDPAWRSFAWAAFAVAMITDLFDGHLARTYDLVTDFGKIADPIADKAIMGAALICLSALGDLPWWVTAVILGRELGITLLRFLVIRYGVIPASRGGKLKTLTQGVAVGMYVLALTGWLATLRFWVMAAAVVLTVVTGLDYVKQAIVLRRQGIAERTAALKEPEA, encoded by the coding sequence ATGACGGGAGTCCCGGCATCCGCGGCGGGCGGCGCCCCCGGGGCGCGGCCCACGGCCCAGCAGGTGTCCGCCGCCATGACCTCCGGCACCGGAGGGCAGGGAGCCGAGGGCGCCGAGCGGGAGCAGGACGCCGGCAGACCCGCGCGCGGCGGCAAGATCACCGCCGCCGCCGTCAACCAGGCGAGCGTGTGGAACGTCGCCAATCTGCTGACCATGCTGCGGCTGCTGCTGGTGCCCGCCTTCGTGGCCCTGATGCTGGCCGACGGCGGCTACGACCCGGCCTGGCGCTCGTTCGCCTGGGCCGCGTTCGCCGTCGCCATGATCACCGACCTGTTCGACGGTCATCTGGCCCGTACGTACGACCTCGTCACCGACTTCGGGAAGATCGCCGACCCCATCGCCGACAAGGCGATCATGGGGGCGGCGCTCATCTGTCTCTCCGCCCTCGGCGACCTGCCCTGGTGGGTGACCGCGGTGATCCTCGGCCGGGAACTCGGCATCACCCTGCTCCGTTTCCTGGTCATCCGCTACGGCGTCATCCCCGCGAGCCGCGGCGGCAAGCTCAAGACCCTCACCCAGGGCGTGGCCGTCGGGATGTACGTGCTGGCGCTGACCGGCTGGCTGGCCACGCTGAGGTTCTGGGTGATGGCCGCGGCCGTGGTGCTGACCGTGGTGACCGGTCTGGACTATGTGAAACAGGCCATTGTGCTGCGCAGGCAGGGAATCGCCGAGCGCACGGCGGCGTTGAAGGAACCGGAAGCGTGA